In Citrus sinensis cultivar Valencia sweet orange chromosome 2, DVS_A1.0, whole genome shotgun sequence, a single genomic region encodes these proteins:
- the LOC102617532 gene encoding high mobility group B protein 7-like: MPSSSKSNAPKPRKRVDAQSASTSSATLMRGRDGSAFARCEECNKNVPVALISMHSCSLDAKIKMNLEAQVVEKPAEINKKKPAERKKPTSTEPRAKRLRKKDSDSNKPKRPPTAFFLFMDDFRKEYKEAHPDSKGVTGVAKEAGEKWKNMTDEEKKPYLDKAAELKADYSKAMEGNGDYNEVEDKADNEVEDKAENEVEDKAEKEDGDEGGSEKDVAEKEVQQDEENLDDY; this comes from the exons ATGCCGTCGTCGTCAAAATCGAATGCTCCCAAGCCGAGGAAGAGGGTCGACGCCCAATCCGCCTCCACTTCATCCGCCACTCTTATGCGGGGCAGAGACGGCAGCGCTTTCGCTAGATG tGAAGAGTGCAACAAGAATGTTCCAGTGGCGCTTATCAGTATGCACAGTTGCAGCCTTGATGCTAAAATCAAGATGAATTTGG AGGCTCAAGTTGTTGAAAAGCCTGctgaaattaataagaagaagCCTGCTGAAAG GAAGAAGCCCACATCAACAGAACCAAGGGCAAAGAGATTGAGAAAGAAAGACAGTGATTCTAACAAGCCCAAGCGCCCTCCCACTGCCTTCTTTCTCTTCAT GGATGACTTCAGAAAGGAAtacaaggaagcacatcctgATTCTAAGGGTGTTACAGGG GTTGCAAAAGAAGCTGGTGAGAAGTGGAAGAATATGACAGATGAA GAAAAGAAGCCTTATTTGGATAAGGCTGCTGAGCTCAAGGCTGATTATTCCAAAGCCATGGAGGGTAATGGTGACTATAATGAAGTTGAAGACAAAGCTGATAATGAAGTTGAAGACAAAGCTGAAAATGAAGTTGAAGACAAAGCTGAAAAGGAAGAT GGTGATGAAGGTGGATCAGAAAAAGATGTTGCTGAGAAGGAAGTGCAACAGgatgaagaaaatttagatGATTATTAG